The Solea solea chromosome 15, fSolSol10.1, whole genome shotgun sequence genome segment AAAGCACAATTAcaaaactaaaatgtaaaaaaattaaacagcTCATAGCTCATCCATCACAGTTCCACCCTGAGGTGGTCTCCTATCAACGTGAAGTTTGCTTGTGGAAACAGGTAGTTTCCCTTTTATATCAATCTGAATTTAGGTGGAAAATAGGTCAATTTTGCAATTTCAGAgggcctttattttgaaataccaCATCAGAAGGGCCTGATATTTTGTGAGGGTCATCCTGAGGTGGTCTactatactattatactattatatttGAAGTGGAATTTGCTTGTGGATACAGGTAGATTCCATTTTatacttgttttaattttggTCAATTCTGCAATTTCAGAGGGCTTTTACTTTGGAATGCCACGTCAGGGTGAATTTGCTCGTGGAAACGGGTACTTACAGTCTAAGGTGGAATGTATTCTGCTGTTAATTCAGATAAATCCCACATCTGtcgattttattttgaaattgcacGCTCTTACCGTAATGTCTAGTATATACAGACAACATTAAACAAAGTGGGGGCTTGCTTTACCCGGTTTACACGGTTTTTCAAAGTGAGTTTAAGACCGCTTCTCTTACACATCTACtccaaacaacatcaaagtCCACACTACACACACTGGTTCCTTTGGTGAGTCAAACATGTCAAGTTTTAAAGAATTTCAAtcctttgttttcactgtgtagTGACGCTGCTACTTACTCACATTATCCCTCCACATCTTCTCACTCACCCGAGATCAATTTCGATTACTttcccctgctctctctctctctgtggattGATTAGACGGCCTGCGCTACTGCAGTGTTTTGACTACACATTATTATCTGCTTCTATCTGTGTGGCTTCACGGATTCCGGTGAGTGCGTGACCTTTTATCTATTAATAATTATCCCaaacacaatttacaaaaaCGCTGTCACCGTGTGAAGGGGTGAAACATGCCACAACGACCCGTGTCAACCGGCCAGTTAACTGTCAGTCGAGCTAACTGCTAGTTTACGCACCATTTGCGTACGCAAATAGAACAAATTATTACGCATCATCATTGCTCGCTTTGCGACAGTTAACTGAAAGTTTGCTTTAGTTATGCAAACAGTATCATCACATATACTGCCCCTGGATATGTAGAGTTCTAGGTGCAGCGTTTGGAGCCATCAGGTTATATCATCGATTAGTTGGATTGATTGGATCAAGGTCATCTGGTTGTTCAATGCACTCGCGACCTtaattcctgtttttatttgattgtttatCCACAGCAACTGtatcacacagctgcacacacgaCGGATAATATGCTACAGAAGGagtttagatagatagatgtacaTCAATTATCCCAAAGAGTGGAGATTATTGTGTCTCTGGGATAATCCAGTGCAGGTTTAACAAGTCTATGACCACACTGTCCATGATTTCGATAAcatttcgattaattgttcagtccTAGTCTATATGCAGAAAAATTAACATGTACACCGTTTTTGGTGGCCTGTCAAACTGGAGTTGAAACTTCACTATCTGGCCACTCTATTAGGCACACCTTGCTATTAtcaacagtgttgtaatgtaacaaagttcAAATAGTTTGTTACTGTtcttaagtacaacattcatgtatctgtacttttcttggttatttatatttctagcaacctTTGTTTTTagtccactacatttcctctaactatctttgttacttgttactaccaaataaaatcagaattagaagagttggtaatggtctgtatttgtatagaacctttctagtcttgatgatctgctttacactacagtattGTCACTCACaagcttcaacatggggttaagtgtcttgctcaaggacacatagactggcagagccaggaattgaacccacaaccttcccctaccactgagctaccatggctcagtcaaactcctcactttttttaNNNNNNNNNNNNNNNNNNNNNNNNNNNNNNNNNNNNNNNNNNNNNNNNNNNNNNNNNNNNNNNNNNNNNNNNNNNNNNNNNNNNNNNNNNNNNNNNNNNNNNNNNNNNNNNNNNNNNNNNNNNNNNNNNNNNNNNNNNNNNNNNNNNNNNNNNNNNNNNNNNNNNNNNNNNNNNNNNNNNNNNNNNNNNNNNNNNNNNNNGTACGATAGAAAGAACTGTGCCTCACATTCATGGAATAATTTGCAGTGCACTTTAAAATATACTTTAAAGTATAACTCAATTTGTGTTGTGGTATAAAATTGCAGCTGTTTAAACACTGTATGATTTACATTCTGTTTTGTACTGCATGTATGTTTTGTATTAGTGCctcacaaaaacatgtttttctaagTGATTTCCtgggaaaataaagtttaaataaaagtaaaactgcTTTGCCAACACTATAGCAATCAGATAGGTTTGCAACAGCTAATCGATCAATGTTCCAATGTACCTTAAATTCATCGTCAAACTGCTCTTTTTGTTTGGATAATTTAATTAGTGGGATTACTGTGCAGTATATGTTCTAATATGAATTCTTTATTCCTCTTTTTATTACTCTGCCATTTTAACTCCTTCTAAAGTGTTCAAGATATTCAAACCTTTCAACCTTTCAAccactgctgtttttcttcaaaattgCCTTTGATTATATTAtcactttgagtgttttttgtaaaatacaagcattttaaactttaatgtGGATATTTCttggctgttttgtttgtggaggtttggaaaacactatttaaataattgttagttgcagccctagcaTCAATTTATCTACTTAAAGTACAAAGGCATCATGTCTTTCATGATGCCTTTGTACTTTAAgtagagaaaacagaaaaaacggAGAAAAAACTCCTTTGCATTATGATTATGTTGTTCACATGAATTGTGGTACGTGTCTCAGCTGTAcatgttgttggtttttgtgtcacagtgaTTTCCTCCGGACTTGAGCTGTTTGGGATGGGGATCTGGTCCCTGGGTCTTGGTGCCATCGGAGCTGCACTCACTGGGATCTTCCTGGCCAACACTGATATGTGTCTCACTAAAACTGCCAAGGCGATGCTGGAGAACCTGGGAGATGCTGACCTGAGATCCACGACTGAAGGTAAGCAAGCTCAAACCcaccagtgaaaaaaaacagtttataaaaacaatcattaaaTTGTTTTGAGAATGTATTTTTTGAAACAGTAAAAATCTTGTTTTGTCTGCAGATGACAAGGTCATCAAAGCACAGAGCCTGTGGGAGAAGAACGGGGCTGTGGTCATGGCCGTGCGACGGCCTGGATGATTTTTGTGCAGAGAGGTGATTGTGCATGTTTCTGATTAGAAAAGTAAATGATTGCTGTGTATTCGGCTGAGAGTGTGCGTCACATCGCTTTTgataaaacaaactttttgagcattagcataaaaaaatataaatatcaattGACGcctcagtccactagatggtgccaagtgctcactctcactagagctgttgtgCGAGAATATCATAATAGTATTGCATCTTGagttaaatatcatgatatcgtATTGCaagttaaatattgtgataatatcgtatcttgatagtatcgtgacttaaatatcgtgatatcgtaCCATGTTTGCTCTGGTGATTCCCTCGCCTGATGGTGTCatttctgtctgcctctctgtaGGAGGCCACTGAGCTGTCCTCTCTGAAGCCCCAGCTGGAAGAGCTTGGGGTCCCTCTGATCGCTGTGACGAAAGAGAACATCGGCTCAGAGATCCAGGACTTCAGACCGCACTTCGCTGGGGACAT includes the following:
- the LOC131474438 gene encoding peroxiredoxin-like 2A, producing the protein MGIWSLGLGAIGAALTGIFLANTDMCLTKTAKAMLENLGDADLRSTTEDDKVIKAQSLWEKNGAVVMAVRRPGUFLCREEATELSSLKPQLEELGVPLIAVTKENIGSEIQDFRPHFAGDIYIDEKRCFYGPQPRKMGALGFVRLGVWLNFMRAWRSGYQGNMIGEGFVLGGVYVIGPGDQGILLEHREKEFGNKVDAAQVIDAVKKIVPLK